CAGGATTGAAAGATCACTGACTCCATTGAATCCAATGGTACCGAAGATACCCGTATAAAGATTCCGTCGAGTGGGCTCAAGTTCCTCAATGATTTCCATCGCACGGATTTTAGGAGCGCCCGTAATAGAGCCACCTGGAAAAATAGCTCTGAGGCAATCAAAGGGGTCGACTTTTTGTTTTAAAATTCCTTGAACGGTTCCTACCAAATGGAAAACATTGGGGTGAGACTCGATGCGTTTTTGTTCTAAGACTTGAACGGAGCCATATTCACAAACCTTGCCCAAGTCATTTCTTTCTAGATCAATAATCATGAGGAGTTCAGCCGCATCCTTGCGGCTTTCAAGTAATTCTTGTTTAAGTTGAGAGTCCTCAAGAGGGGTCTTGCCTCGAGGTCGAGTTCCTTTAATGGGACGAGTTTCGATTTGACGATTTTCTATCCTTAAAAATCGTTCAGGGGACAGGCTGACGAGATCAAGCTCTGGAGTATGAAAATAGGACGCAAAGGGAGCCGGCTGATTTGTAGCCAGGGTCTTGAATAAGGAAAAGGAATCTCCCGAAAAAGTGGCTGAGAATCTTTGAGAGAGATTGGCTTGGTAAATGTCCCCTTCAGCAATGTAGTTTTTAATCTTTTGAATGGTGTTGAGATAATTCTCTTTGGTGAAGTTTGAAACAAAGGGTTGAATTTCTAGTTCGTTTTGGTCCTCTGTCTTCTGTCTTCTGTCTTCTTCTGATAGCGCCTGCTTCAGCCATTGAATCTTATTCAGAGCTTGTTGAGAATTTTCTCCTGGAAGTGGAATAGCAATCAACATTCCTTTTTTTTTAAGGTGATCATAAAGATAAGCCCGATCATAAAAACCAACGCAGATATCGGGATAGTTTTGATCGTCTTTTGAAAACGAAGGAATTTTTTCGAGCATTCGGGCTAGATCATACCCAAAGTAACCGACCAGTCCTCCTTGAAAGAAGGGAATGTTTTGAAAAGGAAGGACATATTCTTTAAAAAGATTTTGAAGGATGGAAAGGGGATCCTGAGAAAAAATTTTTTCTATTTTTTGGTCAGAGTTTTCAATTTTGATATGAGGGCCTTTACTTTTAAAGGTTAAGAAAGGATCCCATCCCAAGAGGCAGTACCGCTCATGATGAAGAAAAAAGGCGTAAGGTTTTTTGCTCAGGGTTTGGAAAAGGTTGAATAAATCAATTTCGTTTAAGGGGTCAATGAAGGGGTTAAGCTCTGACATTTTAGTTTTCATCTTTTGTGATGTTGTAATGTCAAATGTCAAGACTTGACCCCAGGTGCGTTTTCTCGAGAAGTTCAAGGATTTCTTTGCGTTTAATTTTGAGGGTGGTTGTTTTGGGGAGTTCATTCCAGATTTCAAAACCTCGGATTTTTTTGTAGTCGGCGAGTCGAAGATTCGCTCTTTTTACAGCCTCAGAAAGAGTTTCTTGAATAAGAGGAAGGTCAATCGACATTTTTTCGAGAGGGGTTCCCTCCGGATAAAAGGAAGTAAGCTTTGGAACGAGAAGGGCATAGACAACCTCATCTCCGGCAAACCCTTTCGAATCTTTCTTGAGGCCGACGATACAAGATTCTTGAATGGAAGAGGAGCGGTTGAGTTCTTCTTCCAATTCTTCAGGGTACACATTTTTCCCTCCCCGCGTGACGATAATATTCTTGAGTCGACCTGAAATATAGAGGTACCCTTTTGAATCAAAAAAGCCAATGTCACCCGTATGGAACCAGCCGTCTTTCATAATTTCAGAGGTCGCCTCAGGATTTTTGTAATAACCTTTCATGATGTTGGGACCCCGTGCAATAATTTCTCCATTCATGATTTTGATCTCGACACCTGGGATGGGTCGGCCCACAGAGCCAATGGTGTTGTGGCTCGGGCTGTTCACGGTCAAGATAGGACTGGTTTCTGTGAGCCCATAGCCTTGATAGATCGGGATTCCAAGGATGAAAAATTCTTCGATGATTTTAGGGTCAATAGGGGCTCCTCCTGAAATGAAAAATCTAAGCCGATGGCTCATTTTATCTCGGAGGGATTTAAAAAGGAGTCGACCCAAGGGAAAACCGGCCGAGAGGGAAATTTTGGAAAGTTTTTTTAAAATCTTAAAAATAATTTTTTTCTTTTGAGGAAGTATTTCAATTTTTGAAATCATTTGGTGATACATCAATTGAATCAGGGCTGGAACAGCAACTAGTAGGGTTCCTCTGTTTTCATGCATTCTTTCTAAAAGAATAGGACCTTTTAAATTCTCAACATAGGTGATGGTTCCCCCGGTATAAAGGGGAATCAGAAAATCGGCTGTGATGGCATAGGTATGGCAAAGGGGTAGAACAGAGATAAAGTGATCATTAGATGAGAAAGGAAAAACGGATGAAACAGATTTGACATTAGAGATGAGATTCCCGTGGCTGAGCATGACCCCTTTAGGAGATCCAGTCGTGCCAGAAGTATAAAGAATAATGGCAAGATCCTCAGATGTTATTTTTTCAAAAGGAATGGATTGATTTTTACCTTCTTTGACAAGTTGATCTAGGGAAAGCCATTTCCCTTTAGAGTCTTTCCCATCTAAAATGATGATGTTGGGATGAATGGGACTTCGCTCAGAAATGGATGAGACCGTATCAAGGAATTTGAGAGAACTGAAAATGAATTTACATTCAGCATGGTCGATGATGTTTTGAATGGAGTGGTCCTTCAGTTTGTTGTCGATCGGGACAACGACCCCTCCACATAAAAGAATGCTGAAAAATGCCATTCCCCAATAGGGAGAGTTTTCCGTGATGATCCCGATACGGTCCCCATGGATTACTTTAAGTTTTTTTAAAGCCGTGGCAACTTGAAAGGCTTTTTCATAGAGATCATGGTAAGTGACGCTAAAATAAGTTTTTCCCTCCTTAATTTGGAGAGCGATTCGTGCACCAAAGGACGAATTGGCCGTTTGAATAAGGTGTGTGAGTGTATCCATTTTTGTAATGACCTTTGAGAGTAGAAATATATCTTTTTTTCAGCTAGAATCATAGGAAAATCGATTTTGGAGATTCGGACTTTCTTTTGTTGAATTCAAAGGGCTTGGTGGTAGAATGAATTCATTTTACCCGTTTAGGAAGTTTGCATATATCCTTGTCTAAAGGGCTATTTTTGCGGATGGTCTTATGCCTTTGGTTTTGACTTTGATTTTCCTTTTGGTGGGTTACGGTATTTCGGAATATTTCTTCCATTTTAGAAATCGAAATTCTATCCCTCTCAGAATCCATGTGAATGGCACCCGTGGAAAATCCAGTGTAACCCGTTTGATTACAGCGGGATTGAGAGAGGGGGGCTTTAAGGTATTGGCCAAGACGACGGGGACAGAACCTAGAGTAATTTTTGAAGATGGTTCTGAAACTCAAATTTATAGGCCAGGGTCGGCCAATATTATTGAGCAGGTCAAATTTTTCTCAAGGGCTCGTTCCAGAGGCGCCAAGGCCGTGGTTGTGGAATGCATGGCCTTACAGCCTGTTCTTCAGTGGTTGACGGAAGATCGGATGGTTTGTGCTCAAATAGGCGTGATTACAAATGTTCGACCGGATCATATGGATGTGATGGGTGAAACGTTAGAGGATGTTGCCAGGGCCCTTTCGAATACGATTCCACTCAAAGGAAAACTTTTTACTGCAGAAAGCAATTCTAAAATTTTGAAGCAATTGGAAGATGAGTGCCAAACCCGTAGCACAGAAATTGTGACCTGTGGGGAAGAAGAAGTTTCATGGGATGCGATGCGGGGTTTTAGCTATATTGAACATCGTGAAAATGTAGCGCTTGCTTTAAAGGTGTGTCAGTCTTGTGGCGTGGAGAGTAAAAAGGCTTTTTCAGGAATGGTGAAGGCTATTCCCGATCCAGGGGTCTTAAGGGTTTATCAGATTCATTTCTTCGACAAAGATATTCAGTTTGTAAATGCCTTTGCAGCCAACGATCCTGATTCTACGCTGCTGATTTGGAAACTCATGGGCGAGAGAATGGAGCCCGATCGTAAAAAAATTGTGATGGTGAATGCCCGTGCAGATCGAATTCAGAGAAGTGAGCAGATGGGAATTTTAATTGCTCAAGCATTAAAGGCAGATGCCTATCTTTTGGTAGGGGATTACACCAAGGCGATAGAAGATGAAGCGATTCGGTTGGGATTAGACGGAGATAAGATTGAAAATTTAGGGGGGCAATCCGTTTCGGATATTTTCGAGCAAGTTTTACATCATACCCCTTTAAAATCAATGGTTTTTGCGATCGGAAATATTGGGGGGCTGGGTCAACAAATTGTAGATTTTTTTAAACATCGAGGGGCATCGGATGATCGAACAGTCAATCGGCTTGGGACTGGTATTGAGCCTTATATTTTCTGAAATTTTTGGACTGGCAGCTGGAGGAATGGTGGTTCCTGGCTATTTGGCTTTGACCCTTCACCGGCCTGAGAAAGTCATCGCAACGATTTTAATCAGTCTTGCAACCTATGGTCTGGTTAAGTTTTTGTCGAATTTCATGTTTATCTATGGACGAAGACGAACGGTACTCACCATTTTAGTTTCGTTTGTTTTTGGGGCGATCAGCCGATCATTTTTTACATGGCATTTGGATGGATTTCACATAGAAATTCATGCCATTGGGTTTGTTATTCCGGGGTTGATTGCCATTTGGATGGAACGTCAAGGCGTTACGGCGACTCTTTCTACAATGATTACGGTGAGTGTTTTGGTTCGACTTGTTCTCATGATTGTTTCAGGAGGCAAGGTCTAATGCAAACGACACATCGGGTTTCTAAAATAACCCTGATCGGGCTCTCTATCATTTCGATCTTCCTTTTTTTACTGGCGTATCACTCCCATGAATTAGTTCGTCAGCCTTGGCATGCTGAGAAATTAAAAGCAGCTCGGTTAAACCTTGTGGCTCAGAATGCAATTAAGACAAGGGCTGTTGAAAAGGGATTGGTGATTGATGCGGTGAATGACCCCAATTTGACGGGCCTCATTGGCCAAGAGTATACAGATATTACGACCGATCGTGGAGTTTTAAAGGCGAAGCTTACAGCGACCAATCCTAATTTTGCGGCGGTCGTTGTGGATATGTTGAAACAGGCGGGGCTCAATAAGGGAGATGTTGTTGCGGTTGGATTTACGGGATCGATGCCGGCCATGAACGTTGCTGTTTTGGCTGCTCTTGAAGCTTTAGATCTAAAGCCCATGATGATTGCCTCGGTGGGAGCCTCAACGTGGGGGGCCACTAACCCGGATTTTAACTGGCTGGATATAGAGTCTTATCTTTTCGAAAAAAAGATTTTTCATTTTCAATCGATTGCAGCTTCCATCGGAGGGGGTAGGGACGAGGGGCGAGGCTTAAGTTCCTTGGCGCGTCAACTCATTGAAGATTCTATTCGACGCTCAGGCGTTATTTTGATTCATGAAAACAGTTTGGAAGAATCCATTCAAAAAAGATTAGAGCTTTATGATCACTATGCTAAAACGAGGTCCATTAAGGCTTATATCAACGTTGGAGGAGGCCTGGCCAGTTTAGGGGCTGCGATCAATGGTCGTTTGATTCCACCCGGTTTGTCAAAAAATTTGGCCATGAAAAATTTGCCTGTCAAGGGAGTTGTTGTCGAGATGGCTGAACGAGGAATTCCGGTGATTCATCTTCTCAATATTGAAAGGCTTGCAAGGGCCTATGGTCTCCCCATTGCTCCTCAGCCTCTTCCTGAAATTGGAGAGGGAAGGGTTTTCTTTGAAGAAAGGCATCATGTGATGATTGCTGTTTTGTGTACTTTGATTTTAATTGGATCCATCACTGTTTTTGTTCGGCTGGATTTATTTCATCGACTTTTTATTCGCAGGGTCACTCGACCCGCTCTTTAATTTTTTTGGAGTTTGATCAAACATGGAAATATTCAATAAGATGTTTTTGGCCATTGGTTTTTTGATTTTTTTTAATGTGAATGTTTTGGATGCTAAAAGCCTTGCATGGGAAGAATATCCCCTTGTTCAGTACCATGAGAAAATAGAGGTCAATATTAAGAAGAATTTAGTGACCTATTATTCTGTCAGTCATGAGAATCCCTTAGAACTCAAAATAAAAGGGCCCCGCCGTCTTTTTGTACAGTTGAGAAATTCTTTTTCCTCTGGAAATGAATCAGAGATTGCTTATCGTATTGATACCCTTCAGGATGAACGGAACTTTGATGAATTTATTTTTCAATCCTCCTCGAGCTCTTCTCTTTTTTTTAAAAGCATCGAAGGGAAGGAGCGTTTTTTAGGACGGCTTCGTAAATTGGTAATTAATATTCCAGAAGGGGTTCACCATTTCAAATTTTTTCTTCCTGAAGGAGAAAGTCAGGAAAGACTTTTCTTGAGGTTCTTCCTTTCTGAACCTATTTCTGGAAAGGCCCATCGCACTTTGATGAGTCCTGATCAGTATGACAAGGTCGTCGATTTAGTTTATAAAGAAAAAGAATTCACGTATTATCGGTTTAGCCCAGAAAAGCCTCTTCAAATTTCTGTGACGGGCTCAACGGAATTAAAGGTGATTAGCCGTTTAGAATTTCATCAGAGGATGAAAGGAAAGTTTTCTTATCAAATTCAAGTTTTCGAAGACGAAAAATTAATTCAAACCCGGCAGTATCGAACCTATAAATCAGATGTTGCTTCCTATCGGGAAGTAACCCATATGACTCCTGGGAGGTCACGCTCTTTTTTTATTTCTGTTTCAAAAGGTAAACATATTTATCGCTTAGTTCCAGTTGTTTTGAGTAGTG
Above is a window of Chlamydiota bacterium DNA encoding:
- the pgsC gene encoding poly-gamma-glutamate biosynthesis protein PgsC; translation: MIEQSIGLGLVLSLIFSEIFGLAAGGMVVPGYLALTLHRPEKVIATILISLATYGLVKFLSNFMFIYGRRRTVLTILVSFVFGAISRSFFTWHLDGFHIEIHAIGFVIPGLIAIWMERQGVTATLSTMITVSVLVRLVLMIVSGGKV
- a CDS encoding AMP-binding protein translates to MDTLTHLIQTANSSFGARIALQIKEGKTYFSVTYHDLYEKAFQVATALKKLKVIHGDRIGIITENSPYWGMAFFSILLCGGVVVPIDNKLKDHSIQNIIDHAECKFIFSSLKFLDTVSSISERSPIHPNIIILDGKDSKGKWLSLDQLVKEGKNQSIPFEKITSEDLAIILYTSGTTGSPKGVMLSHGNLISNVKSVSSVFPFSSNDHFISVLPLCHTYAITADFLIPLYTGGTITYVENLKGPILLERMHENRGTLLVAVPALIQLMYHQMISKIEILPQKKKIIFKILKKLSKISLSAGFPLGRLLFKSLRDKMSHRLRFFISGGAPIDPKIIEEFFILGIPIYQGYGLTETSPILTVNSPSHNTIGSVGRPIPGVEIKIMNGEIIARGPNIMKGYYKNPEATSEIMKDGWFHTGDIGFFDSKGYLYISGRLKNIIVTRGGKNVYPEELEEELNRSSSIQESCIVGLKKDSKGFAGDEVVYALLVPKLTSFYPEGTPLEKMSIDLPLIQETLSEAVKRANLRLADYKKIRGFEIWNELPKTTTLKIKRKEILELLEKTHLGSSLDI
- the pgsW gene encoding poly-gamma-glutamate system protein; this translates as MQTTHRVSKITLIGLSIISIFLFLLAYHSHELVRQPWHAEKLKAARLNLVAQNAIKTRAVEKGLVIDAVNDPNLTGLIGQEYTDITTDRGVLKAKLTATNPNFAAVVVDMLKQAGLNKGDVVAVGFTGSMPAMNVAVLAALEALDLKPMMIASVGASTWGATNPDFNWLDIESYLFEKKIFHFQSIAASIGGGRDEGRGLSSLARQLIEDSIRRSGVILIHENSLEESIQKRLELYDHYAKTRSIKAYINVGGGLASLGAAINGRLIPPGLSKNLAMKNLPVKGVVVEMAERGIPVIHLLNIERLARAYGLPIAPQPLPEIGEGRVFFEERHHVMIAVLCTLILIGSITVFVRLDLFHRLFIRRVTRPAL
- the pgsB gene encoding poly-gamma-glutamate synthase PgsB — protein: MPLVLTLIFLLVGYGISEYFFHFRNRNSIPLRIHVNGTRGKSSVTRLITAGLREGGFKVLAKTTGTEPRVIFEDGSETQIYRPGSANIIEQVKFFSRARSRGAKAVVVECMALQPVLQWLTEDRMVCAQIGVITNVRPDHMDVMGETLEDVARALSNTIPLKGKLFTAESNSKILKQLEDECQTRSTEIVTCGEEEVSWDAMRGFSYIEHRENVALALKVCQSCGVESKKAFSGMVKAIPDPGVLRVYQIHFFDKDIQFVNAFAANDPDSTLLIWKLMGERMEPDRKKIVMVNARADRIQRSEQMGILIAQALKADAYLLVGDYTKAIEDEAIRLGLDGDKIENLGGQSVSDIFEQVLHHTPLKSMVFAIGNIGGLGQQIVDFFKHRGASDDRTVNRLGTGIEPYIF
- the pabB gene encoding aminodeoxychorismate synthase component I, with product MSELNPFIDPLNEIDLFNLFQTLSKKPYAFFLHHERYCLLGWDPFLTFKSKGPHIKIENSDQKIEKIFSQDPLSILQNLFKEYVLPFQNIPFFQGGLVGYFGYDLARMLEKIPSFSKDDQNYPDICVGFYDRAYLYDHLKKKGMLIAIPLPGENSQQALNKIQWLKQALSEEDRRQKTEDQNELEIQPFVSNFTKENYLNTIQKIKNYIAEGDIYQANLSQRFSATFSGDSFSLFKTLATNQPAPFASYFHTPELDLVSLSPERFLRIENRQIETRPIKGTRPRGKTPLEDSQLKQELLESRKDAAELLMIIDLERNDLGKVCEYGSVQVLEQKRIESHPNVFHLVGTVQGILKQKVDPFDCLRAIFPGGSITGAPKIRAMEIIEELEPTRRNLYTGIFGTIGFNGVSDLSILIRTLIRSQNKISFQVGGGIVADSDPEKEYEETLAKGSIFFNVSKSYLFQQPVFQGK